A stretch of the Salmo salar chromosome ssa20, Ssal_v3.1, whole genome shotgun sequence genome encodes the following:
- the LOC106580827 gene encoding TRPM8 channel-associated factor homolog, with product MTQSSMSREEAYSALMRGVKELDLNGPNIPSDLILIGDQAFPLAMNARGQVLMAASFYGRGRVVVLGHEGYLTAFPALVENALTWLTGSSCDSTTVGVHPSCKAVADNLSYSSLQPKVGGFCEGLGVYVTDAYCVGPEVKELVEFLKAGGGLLMAGQACSWAEGPKQNTLLGFPGNKVSSVAGIYFSDQLGELGTLPVPPQIPSSWLAVAIGKDFKDDLEFLLEGVTEFDIQGGTICSEVLVHGPLAFPIGTTQDGRAFLAGAYYGQGRVIVVTHEGYLGREQLSPFMLNAVRWLDEGRNGLVGVLPQLGAAHTLLSKSGLRCEKSGFRKELSVYVCTSYSDAQADEIQDFVAEGGGLLIGGHAWYWAQANPGHSAMTGYAGNRILNKMGLSLLGNTLVAGCYKAPVPGQTCSEGFHFRHLLRRFADHVTQGEALTDHEEAGLKKLGGDCANYLHMRAHDCASYTSVVAMLTDVLKEAGIPQVCHSCPVISAKDHLLLSVGAEVYKVCQDPDALLPYLIKDQPMMPALSNARVRINCNTAGGEEWLSTGLFLSPGMRTYMAMPPQIVNQGWKVQIGCQTDNIGNSNELKRAPVVHERFPIDSEMMQVWNLWGGLLYLIAPPKTQVEGVEVIIQGAVPAPYYKTGVTTPADWAVLRTAPSPWAEMEFENIILTVHSDVVRGLDRPDLVAALWDDIMRGIADLAAVPAKFPRKERFVADVQISHGFMHAGYPIMIQSSSAPNLVNPVAARSSGLWGAIHELGHNQQRGAWEFPSHTTECTCNLWSVYVHEEVLGVNRDQAHPNMALANRQSRAEGYAKGGRKLASWDMWVALETYMQLQDQFGWDAFKKVFSAYHTMQNVPKDNQGKMNLYAETFSLAVERNLAPFFKAWGWPIEPATEEKLSNMPVWSDHPMAQYG from the exons ATGACCCAAAGCAGCATGTCCCGTGAGGAGGCCTACAGTGCCCTGATGAGGGGGGTCAAGGAGCTGGACCTCAACGGGCCAAACATACCCAGCGACTTAATACTGATCGGCGACCAAGCCTTCCCACTGGCCATGAACGCCCGTGGCCAGGTCCTGATGGCTGCCTCATTCTACGGCCGAGGCCGGGTGGTGGTGCTGGGTCACGAGGGTTACCTCACTGCCTTTCCTGCCCTGGTGGAGAATGCACTGACCTGGCTGACAGGCTCGTCCTGTGACAGCACTACCGTGGGCGTTCACCCGAGCTGTAAGGCCGTGGCTGACAATCTGAGCTACTCCAGCCTCCAACCCAAAGTAGGGGGCTTCTGCGAGGGCCTGGGAGTGTATGTGACGGATGCGTACTGCGTGGGTCCAGAGGTGAAGGAGCTGGTAGAGTTCCTGAAGGCGGGAGGCGGGCTGCTGATGGCTGGCCAGGCATGTAGTTGGGCCGAGGGACCCAAACAGAACACCCTGCTGGGTTTCCCTGGGAACAAGGTGTCCAGTGTGGCTGGCATCTACTTCTCGGACCAACTTGGGGAGCTGGGTACTCTCCCTGTGCCTCCACAGATCCCTTCCAGCTGGCTGGCTGTGGC GATAGGCAAGGACTTCAAGGATGACCTGGAGTTCCTGCTGGAGGGCGTGACTGAGTTTGATATCCAGGGCGGGACTATTTGCTCAGAGGTGCTGGTACACGGCCCTCTGGCATTCCCCATTGGCACCACACAGGACGGCAGGGCCTTTTTGGCCGGGGCATACTACGGCCAGGGCCGAGTCATCGTGGTCACCCACGAGGGATACTTGGGCCGAGAGCAGCTGTCCCCCTTCATGCTCAATGCCGTGCGCTGGTTGGACGAGGGTCGTAACGGCTTGGTAGGCGTCCTACCCCAGCTCGGTGCCGCCCACACCCTGCTGAGCAAGTCTGGCCTGCGCTGTGAGAAGAGCGGCTTCAGGAAGGAGCTCAGCGTCTACGTCTGCACCTCCTACAGCGACGCCCAGGCCGACGAAATCCAGGACTTTGTGGCCGAGGGCGGGGGCCTACTGATCGGGGGCCACGCCTGGTACTGGGCCCAGGCCAACCCGGGTCACAGCGCCATGACAGGGTACGCAGGCAACCGCATCCTCAACAAGATGGGCCTCAGCCTATTGGGGAACACTCTGGTTGCAGGCTGCTACAAGGCCCCAGTCCCAGGTCAGACCTGCTCTGAGGGCTTCCACTTCCGCCACCTGCTGCGCCGCTTTGCTGATCACGTGACCCAGGGCGAGGCGCTGACGGACCATGAGGAGGCCGGTCTGAAGAAGCTTGGCGGCGACTGTGCCAATTATCTGCACATGCGGGCGCACGACTGTGCCTCGTACACCTCGGTGGTGGCCATGCTCACTGACGTGCTGAAGGAGGCAGGCATCCCCCAGGTGTGCCACAGCTGTCCGGTGATAAGCGCCAAGGACCACCTGCTGCTCAGTGTAGGCGCAGAGGTGTACAAGGTGTGCCAGGACCCAGACGCCCTACTGCCTTACCTGATCAAGGACCAGCCCATGATGCCTGCCTTGTCCAATGCCAGGGTTAGGATCAACTGTAATACAGCAG gaggagaggagtggctcAGCACTGGTCTGTTCCTTTCCCCTGGGATGAGGACGTACATGGCCATGCCACCACAAATCGTCAACCAGGGCTGGAAG GTCCAGATAGGCTGTCAGACTGACAACATTGGGAATTCGAACGAGCTGAAGCGAGCGCCAGTGGTTCATGAGCGCTTCCCCATAGACTCAGAGATGATGCAGGTGTGGAACCTGTGGGGCGGTCTTCTCTATCTCATCGCCCCTCCTAAGACCcaggtggagggggtggaggtcATTATTCAGGGGGCTGTGCCGGCCCCCTACTACAAGACTG gGGTGACCACACCTGCAGACTGGGCAGTTCTGCGGACCGCCCCTtccccctgggcagagatggagTTTGAGAACATCATCCTGACCGTCCACTCTGATGTGGTCCGAGGTCTGGATCGGCCTGACCTGGTGGCAGCGCTCTGGGATGACATCATGAGGGGAATAGCTGACCTGGCTGCCGTCCCCGCAAAGTTCCCACGCAAGGAGCGCTTTGTGGCCGACGTCCAGATTTCCCATG GCTTCATGCATGCAGGCTACCCTATCATGATACAATCCTCCTCCGCCCCAAACCTGGTGAACCCTGTGGCAGCCCGCAGCTCGGGCCTGTGGGGAGCCATCCACGAGCTGGGTCACAACCAGCAGAGAGGAGCCTGGGAGTTCCCCTCGCACACCACTGAGTGCACGTGTAACCTGTGGTCTGTGTACGTGCACGAGGAGGTGTTGGGGGTGAATAGGGATCAGGCCCACCCCAACATGGCGCTGGCCAACCGACAGAGCCGTGCCGAGGGGTACGCTAAAGGGGGCAGGAAGCTGGCCAGCTGGGACATGTGGGTGGCACTGGAGACCTACATGCAG CTCCAGGACCAGTTTGGCTGGGACGCCTTCAAGAAGGTGTTTTCTGCCTACCACACCATGCAGAACGTGCCCAAGGACAACCAGGGAAAGATGAACCTGTATGCTGAGACCTTCTCCCTGGCGGTCGAGAGGAACCTGGCTCCCTTCTTCAAGGCCTGGGGCTGGCCCATTGAGCCCGCTACAGAGGAAAAGCTCTCTAACATGCCGGTGTGGAGCGACCACCCTATGGCCCAGTATGGCTGA